A window of the Pseudomonas fluorescens genome harbors these coding sequences:
- a CDS encoding acyltransferase — protein sequence MLAFLPATLRGVIAALLLALNTILLCSFLFLVALIKVLPFDLARRASRWLMSHTHEAWISNNKGWMNLVRRTRWHLSGLQGLDYQHSYLITSNHQSWVDILVLQYVLNRRIQPLKFFLKQELIWVPVIGLAWWTLGFPFMKRYSKAYLEKHPEKKGKDLETTRKTCAKFRDNPVGIFNFVEGTRFTEGKHAQQQSPFKYLLKPKAGGIAFVLDAMGEQLESIVNVTIHYPGGRPGFWDLLCGNVRDVVVHFEELKIPPQFIGKNYDQDGEYRLQFQGWINQLWQDKDALLEQMHREYPNQR from the coding sequence ATGCTGGCTTTTCTCCCTGCCACCCTGCGCGGCGTAATCGCCGCGCTGCTGCTGGCGCTGAACACGATCCTGTTGTGCTCGTTCCTGTTTCTCGTGGCGCTGATCAAAGTGCTGCCGTTCGACCTCGCACGCCGCGCTTCGCGCTGGCTGATGAGCCACACCCATGAAGCCTGGATCAGCAACAACAAAGGCTGGATGAACCTGGTCCGCCGCACCCGCTGGCACCTCAGCGGCCTGCAGGGCCTGGACTATCAGCACTCGTACCTGATCACCAGCAATCACCAGAGCTGGGTCGACATCCTGGTGCTGCAATACGTGCTCAACCGACGCATCCAGCCGCTGAAATTCTTCCTCAAACAGGAGCTGATCTGGGTCCCGGTCATCGGCTTGGCGTGGTGGACGCTGGGCTTCCCGTTCATGAAACGCTATTCGAAAGCCTATCTGGAAAAACACCCGGAAAAGAAGGGCAAAGACCTGGAAACCACCCGCAAGACCTGCGCGAAATTCCGCGACAACCCGGTCGGCATCTTCAACTTCGTCGAAGGCACACGCTTCACCGAAGGCAAGCACGCACAGCAGCAATCACCGTTCAAATACCTGCTCAAACCAAAGGCCGGCGGCATTGCCTTCGTACTGGATGCGATGGGCGAACAGCTGGAATCGATCGTCAACGTCACCATCCACTACCCCGGCGGACGCCCCGGCTTCTGGGATCTGCTGTGCGGCAATGTACGAGACGTAGTGGTGCACTTCGAAGAACTGAAAATCCCACCGCAGTTCATCGGCAAAAACTACGACCAGGACGGCGAATACCGCCTGCAATTCCAGGGCTGGATCAACCAGTTGTGGCAAGACAAGGATGCATTGCTTGAGCAGATGCACCGCGAATATCCGAACCAACGCTGA
- the pta gene encoding phosphate acetyltransferase: MQTFFIAPTDFGVGLTSISLGLVRTLERAGLKVGFFKPIAQPHPGDTGPERSTELVARTHGLKPPQPLGLAHVERMLGDGQLDELLEEIITLYQQAAIGKDVLVVEGMVPTRSASYAARVNLHLAKSLDAEVILVSAPENEVLTELSGRVELQAQLFGGPKDPKVLGVILNKVKTDESMDAFAARLKEHSPLLRTGDFRLLGCIPFQPELNAPRTRDVADLMGAQVLNAGDYETRRMTKTIICARTMRNTVDLLKPGVLVVTPGDRDDIILAVSLAAINGVPLAGLLLTSDTLPDPRIMDLCRGALQAGLPVLSVSTGSYDTANLLNGLNKEIPVDDRERAEIITDFVASHLDANWLHQRCGTPREMRLSPAVFRYQLIQRAQAANKRIVLPEGSEPFTVQAAAICQERGIARCVLLAKPADVEAVARAQGIVLPPGLEILDPDLIRERYVEPMVALRKSKSLNAPMAEQQLEDTVVIGTMMLALDEVDGLVSGIINTTANTIRPALQLIKTAPGCTLVSSVFFMLFPEEVLVYGDCVMNPHPSASELAEIALQSADSAAAFGITPRVAMISYSSGESATGEEVEKVREATLLAHEQQHSLLIDGPLQYDAAANENVARQLAPNSQVAGRATVFVFPDLNTGNTTHKAVQRSADCVSLGPMLQGLRKPVNDLPRGAQVDDIVYTIALTAIQAANRPLDI; encoded by the coding sequence ATGCAAACTTTTTTTATCGCACCCACTGACTTTGGTGTGGGTCTGACCTCCATCAGCCTCGGGCTGGTGCGTACGCTGGAGCGGGCCGGGCTGAAAGTCGGCTTCTTCAAACCGATTGCCCAGCCACATCCGGGCGATACCGGCCCTGAGCGCTCCACCGAACTGGTGGCTCGCACCCACGGCCTGAAACCGCCGCAGCCACTGGGACTGGCCCACGTCGAGCGGATGCTCGGCGACGGTCAGCTCGACGAGTTGCTCGAAGAAATCATCACCCTCTACCAGCAGGCCGCCATCGGCAAAGACGTGCTGGTCGTCGAAGGCATGGTGCCGACCCGCAGCGCCAGCTATGCCGCGCGGGTCAACCTGCACCTGGCCAAGAGCCTGGACGCCGAGGTGATTCTGGTCTCGGCCCCGGAAAACGAAGTGCTGACCGAACTGTCCGGCCGCGTCGAGCTGCAGGCGCAACTGTTCGGCGGGCCGAAAGACCCGAAAGTCCTCGGCGTGATCCTCAACAAGGTCAAGACCGACGAGAGCATGGACGCCTTCGCCGCGCGTCTGAAAGAGCATTCACCATTGCTGCGCACCGGTGATTTTCGTCTGCTCGGCTGCATTCCGTTCCAGCCCGAACTCAACGCCCCGCGCACCCGCGACGTCGCCGACCTGATGGGCGCCCAGGTGCTCAACGCCGGCGACTACGAAACCCGGCGTATGACCAAGACCATCATTTGCGCGCGCACCATGCGCAACACCGTGGACCTGCTCAAGCCCGGCGTGCTGGTGGTGACCCCCGGCGATCGCGACGACATCATCCTCGCCGTCAGCCTCGCGGCCATCAACGGCGTACCGCTGGCCGGCCTGCTGCTGACCAGCGACACCCTGCCGGATCCGCGCATCATGGATTTGTGCCGTGGTGCGTTGCAGGCCGGTTTGCCGGTGCTGTCGGTGAGCACCGGCTCCTACGACACCGCGAACCTGCTTAACGGCCTGAACAAGGAAATCCCCGTCGATGACCGCGAGCGTGCCGAGATCATCACCGACTTCGTCGCCAGCCATCTGGATGCCAACTGGCTGCATCAGCGCTGTGGCACGCCACGGGAAATGCGCCTGTCGCCGGCGGTGTTCCGCTATCAATTGATTCAACGCGCCCAGGCTGCCAACAAACGCATCGTTCTGCCCGAAGGCAGCGAGCCGTTCACCGTGCAGGCGGCGGCGATCTGTCAAGAGCGCGGGATCGCCCGTTGCGTGCTGCTGGCCAAACCGGCAGACGTAGAAGCCGTCGCCCGAGCCCAAGGCATCGTCCTGCCACCGGGGCTGGAAATCCTCGACCCGGACCTGATCCGCGAACGCTACGTCGAACCGATGGTCGCCCTGCGCAAGAGCAAAAGCCTCAATGCGCCGATGGCCGAGCAGCAACTGGAAGACACCGTGGTGATCGGTACCATGATGCTGGCGCTGGATGAAGTCGACGGCCTGGTCTCCGGCATCATCAACACCACCGCCAATACCATCCGCCCGGCCTTGCAGCTGATCAAGACGGCACCGGGCTGCACCCTGGTGTCGTCGGTGTTCTTCATGCTGTTTCCCGAAGAAGTGCTGGTCTACGGCGACTGCGTGATGAACCCGCACCCGAGCGCCAGCGAACTGGCCGAAATCGCCCTGCAAAGCGCCGATTCGGCTGCAGCGTTCGGCATCACCCCGCGCGTGGCGATGATCAGCTACTCCAGCGGCGAATCGGCCACCGGCGAGGAAGTCGAAAAAGTCCGCGAAGCCACCCTGCTCGCCCACGAACAACAGCACTCGCTGCTGATCGACGGGCCGTTGCAATACGACGCCGCCGCCAACGAAAACGTGGCTCGGCAACTGGCGCCGAACAGCCAGGTGGCCGGTCGCGCCACGGTGTTTGTGTTCCCCGACCTGAACACCGGCAACACCACGCACAAAGCCGTACAGCGCAGCGCCGATTGCGTCAGCCTCGGCCCGATGCTGCAAGGCCTTCGCAAACCGGTGAACGATCTGCCGCGCGGCGCGCAGGTCGACGACATCGTCTACACCATCGCCCTGACCGCGATTCAGGCTGCCAACCGACCTCTGGATATCTGA
- a CDS encoding FKBP-type peptidyl-prolyl cis-trans isomerase, producing MLIAANKAVSIDYTLTNDAGEVIDSSAGGAPLVYLHGAGNIIPGLEKALEGKEVGNELEVSVEPEDAYGEYAAELVSTLSRSMFEGVDELEVGMQFHASAPDGQMQIVTIRDLDGDDVTVDGNHPLAGQRLNFKVKVVAIRDASQEEIAHGHVHGEGGHHH from the coding sequence ATGCTGATCGCCGCCAATAAGGCTGTCTCCATCGACTATACCCTGACCAACGACGCTGGTGAGGTCATCGACAGCTCCGCCGGCGGCGCTCCGCTGGTCTACCTGCATGGCGCAGGCAACATCATCCCGGGCCTGGAAAAAGCCCTGGAAGGTAAAGAAGTCGGCAACGAGCTGGAAGTGTCCGTCGAGCCGGAAGATGCCTACGGCGAATACGCCGCTGAACTGGTCAGCACTCTGAGCCGCAGCATGTTCGAAGGCGTTGACGAGCTGGAAGTCGGCATGCAGTTCCACGCTTCGGCGCCGGACGGCCAGATGCAGATCGTCACCATTCGTGACCTGGACGGCGACGACGTCACCGTTGACGGCAACCACCCGCTGGCCGGTCAGCGCCTGAACTTCAAAGTGAAGGTCGTTGCCATCCGTGACGCCAGCCAGGAAGAAATCGCTCATGGTCACGTCCATGGCGAAGGTGGCCATCACCACTGA
- the cysD gene encoding sulfate adenylyltransferase subunit CysD has product MVDKLTHLKQLEAESIHIIREVAAEFDNPVMLYSIGKDSAVMLHLARKAFFPGKLPFPVMHVDTRWKFQEMYKFRDKMVEELGLDLITHVNPDGVAQGINPFTHGSAKHTDIMKTEGLKQALDKHGFDAAFGGARRDEEKSRAKERVYSFRDSKHRWDPKNQRPELWNVYNGKVNKGESIRVFPLSNWTELDIWQYIYLEGIPIVPLYFAAEREVIEKNGTLIMIDDERILEHLSDEDKARIVKKKVRFRTLGCYPLTGAVESEAESLTDIIQEMLLTRTSERQGRVIDHDGAGSMEDKKRQGYF; this is encoded by the coding sequence ATGGTCGACAAACTGACGCATCTGAAACAGCTGGAGGCGGAAAGCATCCACATCATCCGCGAGGTGGCCGCCGAGTTCGACAACCCGGTGATGCTGTACTCCATCGGTAAAGACTCCGCCGTGATGCTGCATCTGGCACGCAAGGCGTTCTTCCCGGGCAAACTGCCGTTTCCGGTGATGCACGTCGACACCCGCTGGAAATTCCAGGAGATGTACAAGTTCCGCGACAAGATGGTCGAAGAACTGGGCCTGGACCTGATCACCCACGTCAACCCGGATGGCGTTGCGCAGGGCATCAACCCGTTCACCCACGGCAGCGCCAAGCACACCGACATCATGAAGACCGAGGGCCTGAAGCAGGCGCTCGACAAGCATGGTTTCGACGCAGCTTTCGGCGGTGCCCGCCGCGATGAAGAGAAGTCCCGCGCCAAGGAGCGCGTCTACTCGTTCCGTGACAGCAAACACCGCTGGGACCCGAAGAACCAACGTCCGGAGCTGTGGAACGTCTACAACGGCAAGGTCAACAAGGGCGAATCCATTCGTGTGTTCCCGCTGTCGAACTGGACCGAGCTGGACATCTGGCAGTACATCTACCTCGAAGGCATCCCGATCGTACCGCTGTACTTCGCCGCCGAACGCGAAGTGATCGAGAAGAACGGCACGCTGATCATGATCGACGACGAGCGCATCCTCGAGCACCTGTCTGATGAAGACAAAGCGCGCATCGTCAAAAAGAAAGTGCGTTTCCGTACCCTTGGCTGCTACCCGTTGACGGGCGCGGTGGAGTCCGAGGCCGAAAGCCTGACGGACATCATTCAGGAAATGCTCCTGACGCGAACTTCCGAGCGCCAGGGCCGGGTCATCGACCACGATGGCGCAGGCTCGATGGAAGACAAGAAACGTCAGGGTTATTTCTAA
- a CDS encoding Nif3-like dinuclear metal center hexameric protein: protein MAVALSTLVEEADRYLGSAKIADYCPNGLQVEGRPQVMRIVSGVTASQALLDAAVEAEADLVLVHHGYFWKGENPCITGMKQRRLKTLLMHDISLLGYHLPLDLHPDVGNNVQLARQLDITVEGPLDRDNLKIVGLVGSLSEPMTPRDFARKVQEVMGREPLLVEGSAMIRRVGWCTGGGQGYIDNAIAAGVDLFLSGEASEQTFHSARENDISFIAAGHHATERYGVQALGDYLAKRFALEHIFIDCPNPI, encoded by the coding sequence ATGGCCGTTGCCCTCAGTACCCTGGTCGAAGAAGCCGACCGCTACCTCGGCAGTGCGAAAATTGCCGATTATTGCCCCAACGGCCTGCAGGTCGAAGGTCGTCCGCAGGTGATGCGAATCGTCAGCGGCGTGACCGCCAGCCAGGCGTTGCTCGATGCCGCCGTCGAGGCCGAAGCCGATCTGGTGCTGGTGCATCACGGTTATTTCTGGAAGGGCGAGAACCCGTGCATCACCGGCATGAAGCAGCGCCGTCTGAAGACGCTGCTCATGCACGATATCAGTCTGCTCGGTTATCACCTGCCGCTGGATCTGCACCCGGACGTCGGCAACAACGTGCAGCTTGCGCGTCAGTTGGACATCACCGTCGAAGGGCCGCTGGATCGGGACAATCTGAAGATCGTCGGTCTGGTCGGTTCGCTGAGCGAGCCGATGACCCCGCGCGACTTCGCCCGCAAAGTGCAGGAAGTCATGGGCCGCGAGCCGCTGCTGGTCGAAGGCAGCGCGATGATCCGTCGGGTTGGCTGGTGCACCGGTGGCGGGCAGGGCTACATCGACAACGCCATCGCTGCCGGCGTCGATCTGTTCCTCAGCGGCGAAGCCTCCGAGCAGACATTCCATAGCGCCCGGGAAAACGACATCAGCTTCATCGCCGCCGGCCACCACGCCACCGAACGTTATGGCGTGCAGGCGCTGGGCGATTATCTGGCGAAGCGATTTGCCCTCGAGCACATCTTCATCGACTGCCCGAATCCGATCTGA
- a CDS encoding DUF3565 domain-containing protein — METALLAAISMGRDLLHKNEERTSLNKDLPESEQNPDRRDGLAPVTVTGFHQDEDGHWVAELSCGHTQHLRHLPPWQSRAWVLDAAQRIEKIGQPFACGWCAQGSVSDNLGD, encoded by the coding sequence ATGGAGACAGCCTTATTGGCGGCGATCAGCATGGGGCGAGACCTTTTGCATAAGAATGAAGAACGGACAAGTCTAAACAAGGATTTGCCCGAAAGCGAACAGAACCCGGACAGACGGGACGGATTGGCGCCCGTGACCGTCACCGGATTCCATCAGGACGAGGACGGCCACTGGGTCGCCGAGCTGTCCTGCGGCCACACCCAGCACCTGCGCCACCTCCCGCCCTGGCAGTCCCGGGCGTGGGTCCTGGACGCCGCGCAACGTATTGAAAAAATAGGCCAACCCTTTGCTTGCGGTTGGTGCGCTCAAGGCTCGGTTAGCGATAACCTTGGCGACTGA
- the algW gene encoding Do family serine endopeptidase AlgW — MLKALRFFGWPLLAGVLIALLIIQRYPQWVGLPSLDVNLQQAPQTTSVQQGPVSYADAVTIAAPSVVNLYTTKVIAKPAHPLFEDPQFRRFFGDNSPKQKRMESSLGSGVIMSPEGYILTNNHVTSGADQIVVALKDGRETLARVIGSDPETDLAVLKIDLKTLPAITVGRSDNIRIGDVALAIGNPFGVGQTVTMGIISATGRNQLGLNNYEDFIQTDAAINPGNSGGALVDANGNLTGINTAIFSKSGGSQGIGFAIPVKLAMEVMKSIIEHGQVIRGWLGIEVQPLTQELAESFGLSGRPGIVVAGIFRDGPAQKAGLQLGDVILSIDGEPAGDGRKSMNQVARIKPTDKVTIQVMRNGKELKLTAEIGLRPPPAPVKEQEEN, encoded by the coding sequence ATGCTCAAGGCGCTGCGTTTTTTCGGCTGGCCGCTGTTGGCCGGCGTGCTTATCGCTCTGTTGATTATTCAGCGTTACCCGCAGTGGGTCGGGCTTCCGAGCCTCGACGTCAACCTGCAACAGGCCCCGCAGACCACCAGCGTGCAGCAGGGGCCGGTGTCTTATGCTGACGCGGTGACCATTGCCGCACCGTCGGTGGTCAACCTCTACACCACCAAAGTCATTGCCAAACCGGCACATCCGTTATTCGAGGATCCGCAGTTCCGCCGTTTCTTCGGTGACAACTCGCCGAAGCAGAAACGCATGGAATCGAGCCTCGGCTCCGGCGTGATCATGAGCCCGGAAGGCTACATCCTGACCAACAACCACGTCACCAGCGGCGCCGACCAGATCGTCGTGGCGCTCAAGGACGGTCGTGAAACCCTGGCCCGCGTGATCGGCAGTGACCCGGAAACCGATCTCGCGGTCCTGAAGATCGACCTCAAGACATTGCCGGCGATTACCGTCGGCCGTTCCGACAACATCCGCATCGGCGACGTCGCGCTGGCCATCGGCAACCCGTTCGGGGTTGGCCAGACCGTGACCATGGGCATCATCAGCGCCACCGGTCGCAACCAGTTGGGCTTGAACAATTACGAAGACTTCATCCAGACCGACGCGGCGATCAACCCGGGCAACTCCGGCGGCGCGCTGGTCGACGCCAACGGCAACCTCACCGGCATCAACACCGCGATTTTCTCCAAGTCCGGCGGCTCGCAAGGCATCGGCTTCGCGATCCCGGTGAAGCTGGCAATGGAAGTGATGAAGTCGATCATCGAACACGGTCAGGTTATTCGCGGCTGGCTGGGCATTGAAGTGCAACCGTTGACTCAGGAATTGGCCGAGTCGTTTGGCCTGTCCGGGCGTCCGGGAATTGTAGTGGCGGGGATTTTCCGCGATGGCCCGGCCCAGAAAGCCGGCCTGCAACTGGGCGACGTGATCCTGAGCATCGACGGCGAACCGGCCGGTGATGGCCGCAAGTCGATGAACCAGGTGGCGCGGATCAAGCCGACCGACAAGGTCACGATTCAGGTGATGCGCAATGGCAAGGAGTTGAAGCTGACTGCTGAAATCGGTCTGCGTCCGCCACCGGCTCCGGTCAAGGAACAGGAAGAAAACTGA
- the cysN gene encoding sulfate adenylyltransferase subunit CysN: MSHASDLISEDILAYLGQHERKELLRFLTCGNVDDGKSTLIGRLLHDSKMIYEDHLEAITRDSKKVGTTGDDIDLALLVDGLQAEREQGITIDVAYRYFSTAKRKFIIADTPGHEQYTRNMATGASTCDLAIILVDARYGVQTQTRRHSFIASLLGIKHIVVAINKMDLKGFDQGVFESIKADYLKFAEGLKMKPTSMHFVPMSALKGDNVVNKSERSPWYTGQSLMEILETVEVAGDRNFTDLRFPVQYVNRPNLNFRGFAGTLASGIVKKGDEVVVLPSGKSSRVKSIVTFEGELEHAGPGQAVTLTMEDEIDISRGDLLVHADNVPPVTDSFEAMLVWMAEEPMLPGKKYDIKRATSYVPGSIASIVNKVDVNTLEEGPASALQLNEIGKVKIALDAPIALDGYDSNRTTGAFIVIDRLTNGTVGAGMIVAQPVTHGTATHHGKLAHVATEERAQRFGQQPATVLFSGLSGAGKSTLAYAVERKLFDLGRAVFVLDGQNLRHDLNKGLPQDRAGRTENWSRAAHVARQFNEAGLLTLAAFVAPSAEGREKAKDLIGKDRLLTVYVQASPTVCAERDPQGLYAAGGDNIPGESFPYDVPLDADLVIDTQSLSLDEGVKQVLDLLRKRGAI; the protein is encoded by the coding sequence ATGTCGCACGCATCTGATTTGATCAGCGAGGACATCCTCGCCTACCTGGGCCAGCACGAACGTAAAGAGCTGCTGCGCTTTTTGACCTGCGGTAACGTCGATGACGGCAAGAGCACCCTGATCGGGCGCCTGCTGCACGACTCGAAAATGATCTACGAAGATCACCTCGAAGCCATCACCCGCGATTCGAAGAAAGTCGGCACCACCGGTGACGACATCGACCTGGCATTGCTGGTCGACGGTCTGCAGGCCGAGCGCGAGCAGGGCATCACCATTGATGTCGCCTACCGCTATTTCTCAACCGCCAAGCGCAAATTCATCATCGCCGACACCCCCGGCCATGAGCAGTACACCCGCAACATGGCCACCGGTGCGTCCACCTGTGACCTGGCGATCATCCTGGTCGACGCCCGTTACGGCGTGCAGACCCAGACCCGTCGCCACAGCTTCATCGCATCCCTGCTGGGCATCAAGCACATCGTCGTCGCCATCAACAAGATGGACCTGAAGGGCTTCGATCAGGGCGTGTTCGAGTCGATCAAGGCCGACTACCTGAAGTTCGCCGAAGGCTTGAAGATGAAGCCGACCAGCATGCACTTCGTGCCGATGTCCGCTCTGAAGGGCGACAACGTGGTGAACAAGTCCGAGCGCTCGCCGTGGTACACCGGCCAGTCGCTGATGGAAATTCTCGAGACCGTGGAAGTGGCGGGTGACCGCAACTTCACCGATCTGCGTTTCCCGGTGCAGTACGTCAACCGTCCGAACCTGAACTTCCGCGGTTTCGCCGGCACCCTGGCCAGCGGCATTGTCAAGAAGGGCGACGAAGTCGTGGTCCTGCCGTCGGGCAAGAGCAGCCGCGTGAAATCCATCGTCACCTTCGAAGGTGAACTGGAACACGCAGGTCCTGGCCAGGCGGTAACGCTGACCATGGAAGACGAAATCGACATCTCCCGTGGCGACCTGCTGGTACACGCCGACAACGTTCCGCCCGTGACCGACAGCTTCGAAGCGATGCTGGTGTGGATGGCTGAAGAGCCGATGCTGCCGGGCAAGAAATACGACATCAAACGTGCCACCAGTTACGTGCCGGGCTCGATTGCCAGCATCGTCAACAAGGTTGACGTCAACACCCTCGAAGAGGGCCCGGCGAGCGCGTTGCAGCTCAACGAAATCGGCAAGGTGAAGATCGCGCTCGACGCGCCGATCGCCCTCGACGGTTACGACAGCAACCGCACCACCGGCGCGTTCATCGTCATCGACCGTTTGACCAACGGCACCGTCGGCGCCGGCATGATCGTCGCCCAGCCGGTGACTCACGGTACGGCTACGCACCACGGCAAACTGGCCCATGTAGCGACCGAAGAGCGCGCTCAGCGTTTCGGTCAGCAACCGGCTACCGTGCTGTTCAGCGGCCTGTCGGGTGCGGGCAAGAGCACCTTGGCTTATGCGGTCGAGCGCAAACTGTTCGATCTGGGTCGTGCGGTGTTTGTGCTGGATGGCCAGAACCTGCGTCATGACCTTAACAAGGGGCTGCCGCAGGATCGCGCGGGTCGCACCGAGAACTGGAGCCGTGCGGCGCATGTTGCCCGTCAGTTCAACGAAGCCGGTCTGCTGACGCTGGCGGCATTTGTGGCGCCGAGTGCGGAAGGTCGCGAGAAGGCCAAGGATCTGATTGGCAAGGATCGTTTGCTGACGGTTTATGTTCAGGCTTCGCCGACTGTGTGCGCCGAGCGTGATCCGCAGGGTTTGTATGCTGCGGGTGGCGATAACATTCCGGGTGAGTCGTTCCCGTATGACGTGCCGCTGGATGCTGATCTGGTGATCGATACCCAGTCGTTGTCGCTGGATGAAGGCGTGAAGCAGGTGTTGGATCTGTTGCGCAAGCGTGGTGCGATTTAA
- the hisC gene encoding histidinol-phosphate transaminase, whose protein sequence is MSKFWSPFVKDLVPYVPGEQPKLTRLVKLNTNENPYGPSPKALAAMQTELNDNLRLYPDPNSDLLKNAVAKYYGVQSNQVFLGNGSDEVLAHIFHGLLQHDQPLLFPDISYSFYPVYCGLYGIKFDAVPLDAQFQINSADYAKPNGGIIFPNPNAPTGCLLALEAVEQILKASPDSVVVVDEAYIDFGGETAISLVDRYPNLLVTQTLSKSRSLAGLRVGLAVGHPDLIEALERVKNSFNSYPIDRMANVGAAAAFEDREYFDKTCALVIESREWVVAQLQAKGFEVLPSAANFIFARHPQHDAAGLAAKLREQGVIVRHFKQERIAQFLRISIGTPEQNQALIDGLGEL, encoded by the coding sequence ATGAGTAAATTCTGGAGCCCGTTCGTCAAGGATCTGGTGCCGTATGTGCCGGGCGAGCAGCCGAAGCTGACTCGTCTGGTCAAACTCAACACCAACGAAAACCCTTACGGCCCGTCGCCAAAAGCCCTGGCAGCGATGCAGACCGAACTCAACGACAACCTGCGTCTGTACCCGGATCCGAACAGTGACCTGCTGAAAAACGCCGTCGCCAAGTACTACGGGGTGCAGAGCAATCAGGTGTTCCTCGGCAACGGTTCGGACGAAGTGCTGGCGCACATCTTCCACGGTCTGCTGCAACATGATCAGCCGCTGCTGTTCCCGGACATCAGCTACAGCTTCTATCCGGTCTACTGCGGCCTGTACGGCATCAAGTTCGATGCGGTGCCGCTGGATGCGCAGTTCCAGATCAACTCGGCCGACTACGCCAAACCGAACGGCGGGATCATTTTCCCCAACCCGAACGCACCGACCGGTTGCCTGTTGGCACTGGAAGCGGTCGAGCAGATCCTCAAGGCCAGCCCGGATTCGGTGGTGGTGGTTGACGAGGCCTACATCGACTTCGGCGGCGAAACCGCGATCAGTCTGGTCGACCGTTATCCAAACCTGCTGGTCACCCAGACCCTGTCCAAATCCCGTTCGCTGGCAGGTCTGCGGGTCGGTCTGGCGGTCGGGCATCCGGACCTGATCGAGGCGCTGGAGCGAGTCAAGAACAGCTTCAACTCCTACCCGATCGATCGCATGGCCAATGTCGGTGCAGCGGCAGCGTTCGAGGATCGCGAGTACTTCGACAAGACCTGCGCACTGGTCATAGAGAGTCGCGAGTGGGTGGTTGCGCAGTTGCAGGCCAAGGGCTTTGAAGTGCTGCCGTCAGCGGCCAACTTCATCTTCGCCCGGCATCCGCAACATGATGCGGCGGGGCTGGCAGCCAAGCTGCGTGAACAGGGTGTGATCGTGCGCCACTTCAAGCAGGAGCGGATTGCCCAGTTCCTGCGGATCTCGATCGGCACGCCGGAGCAGAATCAGGCGTTGATCGACGGGCTTGGCGAACTCTGA
- a CDS encoding glutathione peroxidase: MSAFHDLKLTALDGQELPLAPFKGQVVLVVNVASKCGLTPQYAALENLYQQYKGKGFSVLGLPCNQFAGQEPGSEQEIQEFCSLNYGVSFPLSKKLEVNGHDRHQLYRLLAGEGAEFPGDITWNFEKFLLGKDGRVLARFSPRTAPDDPSVITAIEKALS; the protein is encoded by the coding sequence ATGAGTGCTTTTCACGACCTTAAGTTGACAGCCCTGGATGGTCAGGAGCTACCGCTGGCACCCTTCAAGGGCCAAGTCGTGCTGGTGGTCAACGTCGCCTCCAAATGCGGCTTGACCCCACAGTACGCGGCGCTGGAAAACCTTTATCAGCAATACAAAGGCAAAGGCTTCAGTGTGCTGGGCCTGCCGTGCAACCAGTTTGCCGGTCAGGAACCGGGCAGTGAGCAGGAGATCCAGGAATTCTGCAGCCTCAACTATGGCGTGAGTTTTCCGTTGTCGAAAAAGCTCGAAGTCAACGGCCACGACCGTCATCAGCTGTACCGTCTGCTGGCGGGCGAGGGCGCGGAGTTTCCCGGTGATATCACCTGGAATTTCGAGAAATTCCTGCTCGGCAAGGACGGTCGTGTATTGGCGCGTTTCTCGCCGCGCACGGCGCCGGATGATCCTTCGGTGATTACGGCGATTGAAAAAGCCCTGAGCTGA